The following proteins are encoded in a genomic region of Dyadobacter sp. UC 10:
- a CDS encoding T9SS type A sorting domain-containing protein produces the protein MKNLLKSIAFTVAFTFVFVANTFAADKETKKVTSFGTGIFASKSGNIHISVDKYADCNAIVLVTNDRGQVMFREIIGKNTEKFRKALNVKNLPSGIYTIQISGKGEKLTKTFELSEQPVERVLAIK, from the coding sequence ATGAAAAACTTACTTAAATCAATCGCCTTCACAGTAGCATTCACTTTTGTTTTCGTTGCCAATACTTTTGCCGCGGATAAAGAGACTAAAAAAGTTACCAGCTTCGGCACCGGAATTTTCGCCTCAAAATCGGGCAACATTCATATTAGTGTCGACAAATATGCAGACTGCAATGCGATCGTGCTGGTAACCAATGACCGGGGACAAGTCATGTTCCGCGAGATAATCGGAAAGAATACTGAGAAATTCAGAAAAGCACTGAATGTCAAAAATTTGCCCAGCGGCATCTACACGATTCAGATAAGCGGCAAAGGCGAAAAGCTGACCAAAACCTTTGAATTGTCGGAACAACCTGTGGAGCGTGTGCTGGCCATTAAATGA
- a CDS encoding glycoside hydrolase family 25 protein codes for MAKRKIKASTKKTAYLKPLPPKGWAIVAGVVLLIAAVIWWRDSKDENQWEFVSKFGIRLPMRYSIHGIDVSHHNAKINWDKLKKTRSGDVGIDFVYIKATEGATHLDKQFRRNWNEAKRVGMKRGAYHFYNPRVMSDRQVQNFIGQVAMEAGDMPPVLDLETHAGRPDDIIIKGVKNWLTQIEKHYGVRPIIYVNEYFYKKYIAGNFDDYPLWLAGYSRDDISDLALDAKVLFWQHSEKGWADGIKGFVDYNVFLHEGDDWASLGE; via the coding sequence ATGGCAAAAAGGAAAATTAAAGCCTCCACAAAGAAAACAGCTTACTTAAAACCCCTTCCACCCAAAGGATGGGCAATTGTTGCAGGTGTAGTTTTGCTGATCGCGGCCGTGATCTGGTGGCGTGACAGCAAGGATGAAAATCAATGGGAGTTTGTCAGCAAGTTCGGTATACGCTTACCGATGCGTTATTCGATCCATGGAATCGACGTTTCGCACCACAATGCAAAAATCAATTGGGACAAGTTGAAAAAGACCAGGTCCGGGGACGTTGGTATTGATTTCGTGTACATCAAAGCGACCGAAGGCGCGACGCATCTTGACAAACAATTTAGAAGAAACTGGAACGAGGCGAAAAGGGTAGGCATGAAACGCGGGGCCTACCATTTTTATAACCCCCGGGTGATGTCCGACAGGCAGGTGCAAAACTTCATAGGCCAGGTCGCAATGGAAGCCGGGGATATGCCGCCGGTACTGGATTTGGAAACGCACGCTGGCAGACCCGATGACATCATTATTAAGGGTGTAAAAAACTGGCTCACACAAATAGAAAAGCATTACGGCGTGCGGCCGATTATTTACGTTAATGAATATTTCTACAAAAAATATATAGCCGGAAACTTCGATGATTACCCGCTCTGGCTGGCTGGCTATTCCCGCGACGATATCAGCGACCTCGCGCTCGATGCCAAGGTATTATTCTGGCAGCACAGCGAAAAAGGCTGGGCCGATGGGATCAAAGGTTTTGTAGACTATAATGTGTTTTTACACGAAGGCGACGACTGGGCTTCCCTGGGTGAATAG